From the Montipora capricornis isolate CH-2021 chromosome 2, ASM3666992v2, whole genome shotgun sequence genome, one window contains:
- the LOC138038313 gene encoding COUP transcription factor 2-like isoform X4, translating to MAGVPAQTWCTEKTEPLEESTEKNVQQVECAVCGDKSSGKHYGVFTCEGCKSFFKRSVRRNLSYTCRASRNCPIDQHHRNQCQYCRLRKCIKVGMRREAVQRGRIPPTQVPQPSPQHSALNGNDVSNGHSFLSGFISLLLRAEPYPTTRFQQGMNMPCGIMGIENICELAARLLFSAVEWARNIPFFPDLAVTDQVALLRLVWSELFVLNAAQCPMPLQVAPLLASAGIHSNHMSPDRMVTFMDNVRIFQEQIEKYRNLHVDAAEFACLKAIVLFTSDASGLTDPQYIESLQEKTQCALEEYTRNQYPNQPTRFGKLLLRLPSLRSINSSIVEQLFFVRLVGKTPIETLLRDMLLSGTPTSWPYLPCS from the exons ATGGCCGGAGTCCCTGCTCAAACATGGTGCACGGAGAAGACAGAACCATTAGAAGAATCGACTGAGAAAAATGTGCAGCAAGTGGAATGTGCCGTTTGCGGGGATAAATCGTCAGGCAAACACTATGGAGTATTCACCTGTGAGGGGTGTAAGTCGTTCTTCAAACGGAGCGTTCGCCGTAACCTCAGCTACACTTGCCGTGCTTCACGAAATTGCCCTATAGATCAGCATCATCGAAACCAGTGCCAGTACTGCCGTTTGAGAAAATGTATCAAAGTCGGAATGAGACGCGAGG CCGTTCAAAGAGGTCGAATCCCTCCAACACAAGTACCGCAGCCGAGTCCACAACACTCGGCCCTGAACGGCAATGATGTATCAAATGGGCATTCGTTTCTGTCGGGTTTTATCAGCCTGTTACTCCGAGCAGAGCCTTACCCCACCACACGATTCCAACAGGGCATGAACATGCCGTGCGGCATAATGGGCATTGAGAACATCTGTGAGCTAGCAGCGCGATTGTTGTTCAGTGCTGTCGAATGGGCTCGTAACATCCCGTTCTTTCCGGATCTAGCAGTTACAGATCAAGTGGCGCTTTTACGTTTGGTTTGGAGTGAGTTGTTTGTACTCAACGCCGCCCAATGTCCGATGCCTCTCCAAGTTGCACCACTTCTTGCGTCCGCTGGTATCCACTCGAACCATATGTCGCCAGACAGGATGGTCACCTTCATGGATAACGTTAGGATATTTCAGGAACAGATCGAGAAATATCGCAATCTTCATGTGGATGCTGCAGAATTTGCTTGCCTCAAAGCTATCGTGCTGTTTACTTCAG ATGCGTCCGGTCTCACTGACCCCCAGTACATTGAGAGTCTTCAAGAAAAGACCCAGTGCGCTCTTGAGGAGTATACAAGAAACCAATACCCCAATCAACCTACGCGCTTTGGAAAACTGCTGTTGAGACTGCCTTCGTTGCGAAGCATCAATTCGTCCATTGTGGAACAGCTTTTCTTTGTACGTCTCGTGGGTAAGACTCCTATCGAGACACTTCTTAGGGATATGTTATTGTCCGGAACACCAACGAGCTGGCCCTACCTTCCCTGCTCGTAG
- the LOC138038313 gene encoding COUP transcription factor 2-like isoform X3, translating to MAGVPAQTWCTEKTEPLEESTEKNVQQVECAVCGDKSSGKHYGVFTCEGCKSFFKRSVRRNLSYTCRASRNCPIDQHHRNQCQYCRLRKCIKVGMRREGTAVQRGRIPPTQVPQPSPQHSALNGNDVSNGHSFLSGFISLLLRAEPYPTTRFQQGMNMPCGIMGIENICELAARLLFSAVEWARNIPFFPDLAVTDQVALLRLVWSELFVLNAAQCPMPLQVAPLLASAGIHSNHMSPDRMVTFMDNVRIFQEQIEKYRNLHVDAAEFACLKAIVLFTSDASGLTDPQYIESLQEKTQCALEEYTRNQYPNQPTRFGKLLLRLPSLRSINSSIVEQLFFVRLVGKTPIETLLRDMLLSGTPTSWPYLPCS from the exons ATGGCCGGAGTCCCTGCTCAAACATGGTGCACGGAGAAGACAGAACCATTAGAAGAATCGACTGAGAAAAATGTGCAGCAAGTGGAATGTGCCGTTTGCGGGGATAAATCGTCAGGCAAACACTATGGAGTATTCACCTGTGAGGGGTGTAAGTCGTTCTTCAAACGGAGCGTTCGCCGTAACCTCAGCTACACTTGCCGTGCTTCACGAAATTGCCCTATAGATCAGCATCATCGAAACCAGTGCCAGTACTGCCGTTTGAGAAAATGTATCAAAGTCGGAATGAGACGCGAGGGTACGG CCGTTCAAAGAGGTCGAATCCCTCCAACACAAGTACCGCAGCCGAGTCCACAACACTCGGCCCTGAACGGCAATGATGTATCAAATGGGCATTCGTTTCTGTCGGGTTTTATCAGCCTGTTACTCCGAGCAGAGCCTTACCCCACCACACGATTCCAACAGGGCATGAACATGCCGTGCGGCATAATGGGCATTGAGAACATCTGTGAGCTAGCAGCGCGATTGTTGTTCAGTGCTGTCGAATGGGCTCGTAACATCCCGTTCTTTCCGGATCTAGCAGTTACAGATCAAGTGGCGCTTTTACGTTTGGTTTGGAGTGAGTTGTTTGTACTCAACGCCGCCCAATGTCCGATGCCTCTCCAAGTTGCACCACTTCTTGCGTCCGCTGGTATCCACTCGAACCATATGTCGCCAGACAGGATGGTCACCTTCATGGATAACGTTAGGATATTTCAGGAACAGATCGAGAAATATCGCAATCTTCATGTGGATGCTGCAGAATTTGCTTGCCTCAAAGCTATCGTGCTGTTTACTTCAG ATGCGTCCGGTCTCACTGACCCCCAGTACATTGAGAGTCTTCAAGAAAAGACCCAGTGCGCTCTTGAGGAGTATACAAGAAACCAATACCCCAATCAACCTACGCGCTTTGGAAAACTGCTGTTGAGACTGCCTTCGTTGCGAAGCATCAATTCGTCCATTGTGGAACAGCTTTTCTTTGTACGTCTCGTGGGTAAGACTCCTATCGAGACACTTCTTAGGGATATGTTATTGTCCGGAACACCAACGAGCTGGCCCTACCTTCCCTGCTCGTAG
- the LOC138038313 gene encoding nuclear receptor subfamily 2 group F member 1-B-like isoform X1, giving the protein MRGRLLRFLSFCISDSVYSTLSSLAGWIQCLRAFISSHSSFKVIQLISYSLNLPGGMAGVPAQTWCTEKTEPLEESTEKNVQQVECAVCGDKSSGKHYGVFTCEGCKSFFKRSVRRNLSYTCRASRNCPIDQHHRNQCQYCRLRKCIKVGMRREGTAVQRGRIPPTQVPQPSPQHSALNGNDVSNGHSFLSGFISLLLRAEPYPTTRFQQGMNMPCGIMGIENICELAARLLFSAVEWARNIPFFPDLAVTDQVALLRLVWSELFVLNAAQCPMPLQVAPLLASAGIHSNHMSPDRMVTFMDNVRIFQEQIEKYRNLHVDAAEFACLKAIVLFTSDASGLTDPQYIESLQEKTQCALEEYTRNQYPNQPTRFGKLLLRLPSLRSINSSIVEQLFFVRLVGKTPIETLLRDMLLSGTPTSWPYLPCS; this is encoded by the exons ATGCGTGGGCGATTACTCCGATTTCTTAGTTTCTGCATATCAGACTCCGTTTACTCTACGCTTAGCTCACTGGCAGGGTGGATTCAGTGTTTGAGGGCATTTATTTCCAGTCATTCTTCTTTTAAAGTCATTCAACTGATTTCGTACAG TCTTAATTTGCCGGGTGGTATGGCCGGAGTCCCTGCTCAAACATGGTGCACGGAGAAGACAGAACCATTAGAAGAATCGACTGAGAAAAATGTGCAGCAAGTGGAATGTGCCGTTTGCGGGGATAAATCGTCAGGCAAACACTATGGAGTATTCACCTGTGAGGGGTGTAAGTCGTTCTTCAAACGGAGCGTTCGCCGTAACCTCAGCTACACTTGCCGTGCTTCACGAAATTGCCCTATAGATCAGCATCATCGAAACCAGTGCCAGTACTGCCGTTTGAGAAAATGTATCAAAGTCGGAATGAGACGCGAGGGTACGG CCGTTCAAAGAGGTCGAATCCCTCCAACACAAGTACCGCAGCCGAGTCCACAACACTCGGCCCTGAACGGCAATGATGTATCAAATGGGCATTCGTTTCTGTCGGGTTTTATCAGCCTGTTACTCCGAGCAGAGCCTTACCCCACCACACGATTCCAACAGGGCATGAACATGCCGTGCGGCATAATGGGCATTGAGAACATCTGTGAGCTAGCAGCGCGATTGTTGTTCAGTGCTGTCGAATGGGCTCGTAACATCCCGTTCTTTCCGGATCTAGCAGTTACAGATCAAGTGGCGCTTTTACGTTTGGTTTGGAGTGAGTTGTTTGTACTCAACGCCGCCCAATGTCCGATGCCTCTCCAAGTTGCACCACTTCTTGCGTCCGCTGGTATCCACTCGAACCATATGTCGCCAGACAGGATGGTCACCTTCATGGATAACGTTAGGATATTTCAGGAACAGATCGAGAAATATCGCAATCTTCATGTGGATGCTGCAGAATTTGCTTGCCTCAAAGCTATCGTGCTGTTTACTTCAG ATGCGTCCGGTCTCACTGACCCCCAGTACATTGAGAGTCTTCAAGAAAAGACCCAGTGCGCTCTTGAGGAGTATACAAGAAACCAATACCCCAATCAACCTACGCGCTTTGGAAAACTGCTGTTGAGACTGCCTTCGTTGCGAAGCATCAATTCGTCCATTGTGGAACAGCTTTTCTTTGTACGTCTCGTGGGTAAGACTCCTATCGAGACACTTCTTAGGGATATGTTATTGTCCGGAACACCAACGAGCTGGCCCTACCTTCCCTGCTCGTAG
- the LOC138038313 gene encoding nuclear receptor subfamily 2 group F member 1-B-like isoform X2: MRGRLLRFLSFCISDSVYSTLSSLAGWIQCLRAFISSHSSFKVIQLISYSLNLPGGMAGVPAQTWCTEKTEPLEESTEKNVQQVECAVCGDKSSGKHYGVFTCEGCKSFFKRSVRRNLSYTCRASRNCPIDQHHRNQCQYCRLRKCIKVGMRREAVQRGRIPPTQVPQPSPQHSALNGNDVSNGHSFLSGFISLLLRAEPYPTTRFQQGMNMPCGIMGIENICELAARLLFSAVEWARNIPFFPDLAVTDQVALLRLVWSELFVLNAAQCPMPLQVAPLLASAGIHSNHMSPDRMVTFMDNVRIFQEQIEKYRNLHVDAAEFACLKAIVLFTSDASGLTDPQYIESLQEKTQCALEEYTRNQYPNQPTRFGKLLLRLPSLRSINSSIVEQLFFVRLVGKTPIETLLRDMLLSGTPTSWPYLPCS; the protein is encoded by the exons ATGCGTGGGCGATTACTCCGATTTCTTAGTTTCTGCATATCAGACTCCGTTTACTCTACGCTTAGCTCACTGGCAGGGTGGATTCAGTGTTTGAGGGCATTTATTTCCAGTCATTCTTCTTTTAAAGTCATTCAACTGATTTCGTACAG TCTTAATTTGCCGGGTGGTATGGCCGGAGTCCCTGCTCAAACATGGTGCACGGAGAAGACAGAACCATTAGAAGAATCGACTGAGAAAAATGTGCAGCAAGTGGAATGTGCCGTTTGCGGGGATAAATCGTCAGGCAAACACTATGGAGTATTCACCTGTGAGGGGTGTAAGTCGTTCTTCAAACGGAGCGTTCGCCGTAACCTCAGCTACACTTGCCGTGCTTCACGAAATTGCCCTATAGATCAGCATCATCGAAACCAGTGCCAGTACTGCCGTTTGAGAAAATGTATCAAAGTCGGAATGAGACGCGAGG CCGTTCAAAGAGGTCGAATCCCTCCAACACAAGTACCGCAGCCGAGTCCACAACACTCGGCCCTGAACGGCAATGATGTATCAAATGGGCATTCGTTTCTGTCGGGTTTTATCAGCCTGTTACTCCGAGCAGAGCCTTACCCCACCACACGATTCCAACAGGGCATGAACATGCCGTGCGGCATAATGGGCATTGAGAACATCTGTGAGCTAGCAGCGCGATTGTTGTTCAGTGCTGTCGAATGGGCTCGTAACATCCCGTTCTTTCCGGATCTAGCAGTTACAGATCAAGTGGCGCTTTTACGTTTGGTTTGGAGTGAGTTGTTTGTACTCAACGCCGCCCAATGTCCGATGCCTCTCCAAGTTGCACCACTTCTTGCGTCCGCTGGTATCCACTCGAACCATATGTCGCCAGACAGGATGGTCACCTTCATGGATAACGTTAGGATATTTCAGGAACAGATCGAGAAATATCGCAATCTTCATGTGGATGCTGCAGAATTTGCTTGCCTCAAAGCTATCGTGCTGTTTACTTCAG ATGCGTCCGGTCTCACTGACCCCCAGTACATTGAGAGTCTTCAAGAAAAGACCCAGTGCGCTCTTGAGGAGTATACAAGAAACCAATACCCCAATCAACCTACGCGCTTTGGAAAACTGCTGTTGAGACTGCCTTCGTTGCGAAGCATCAATTCGTCCATTGTGGAACAGCTTTTCTTTGTACGTCTCGTGGGTAAGACTCCTATCGAGACACTTCTTAGGGATATGTTATTGTCCGGAACACCAACGAGCTGGCCCTACCTTCCCTGCTCGTAG